One genomic segment of Impatiens glandulifera chromosome 6, dImpGla2.1, whole genome shotgun sequence includes these proteins:
- the LOC124943709 gene encoding uncharacterized protein LOC124943709, with protein sequence MESTSKGEISQDWKKHRKCLEERNTSSITRKQHSLLRPHFNSSLIIGPDGMIHEYASVRSYVDGRFFGASATLTVWKPKVGHNEFSLTQIWIMSGFGSNRNTIEVGWIADNYNTTGCYDSDCPGFVQVDFSVKLGQAISPISIVGGEIIGIRIMVYKDGVNGHWWLDYNGVDIGYFPKNLFTSLSEYAQRVDFGGEIVNARNNGHHTTTHMGNGLYPHETGASFITGIKLYGRDRKPVKGNILQPIVSVVPCYRVNLINDTIFYGGPGYSELCR encoded by the exons ATGGAGTCAACATCTAAGGGAGAAATATCTCAAGATTGGAAAAAACACAGAAAATGCCTAGAAGAAAGAAATACAAGTTCTATCACTCGCAAACAACATTCGCTTTTGCGTCCTCATTTCAATAGTAGCTTAATTATAGGCCCTGATGGGATGATACATGAG TACGCTTCAGTCCGAAGTTATGTTGATGGTCGCTTCTTTGGAGCAAGTGCAACGCTTACTGTATGGAAACCTAAAGTCGGCCATAATGAATTTAGtctaactcaaatatggattatGTCGGGATTTGGTTCAAACCGAAATACTATTGAAGTCGGATGGATA GCAGATAATTACAATACTACAGGTTGTTATGATTCCGATTGCCCTGGATTTGTACAAGTTGATTTTAGCGTTAAACTAGGTCAAGCCATTTCTCCTATTTCCATTGTTGGAGGGGAAATAATTGGAATAAGAATTATGGTCTACAAG GATGGTGTGAATGGACACTGGTGGCTAGACTATAATGGTGTTGACATAGGATATTTTCCAAAGAATCTCTTCACTTCATTGAGTGAATATGCTCAAAGAGTGGATTTTGGTGGAGAGATTGTTAATGCAAGAAATAATGGTCACCACACAACTACTCACATGGGAAATGGACTTTATCCCCATGAAACTGGAGCAAGTTTTATAACTGGAATTAAACTATATGGCCGAGATAGAAAACCAGTAAAAGGAAATATACTGCAACCAATTGTGAGCGTAGTTCCATGTTATCGTGTGAATCTTATAAATGATACTATCTTTTATGGAGGTCCAGGTTATTCTGAATTATGTCgttaa